The Fusarium falciforme chromosome 10, complete sequence DNA segment GGCCGAAAACCGAAAGAGGGCCTTTCCGTTCGTGTGCAACACGAATACCATAAAGAACCGAATGCAATGAGAGAACTCTGTCCAGATATCCTACAAGCACTTGCACTATCTCCTTCATCCATCACTTCTCCTTCTTTAGTTAACCTCATCTTTGTTCATCATGGACATGTTGTCTCAATGCCTCGCATACTTTCCGATCCTCGACACTTTGATGTCTTATCTCTCTGCAACCGACTCGGCAATCGTCCTCGGTGTCACTGGGCTTCTCTACCACGCGGATGCGGACGCGTACTCGAGATATACCTGGATCCTTAAAGATTTTCCGGAGTACGCGGATTGGATTCTAAATATGGTATCAAAGGGTCATACGATACTCTTGGTCGGTAAAGACCTTGAGGAAATTTTGGATTCTTACGGCCACCCTCTCACCCACTGGAAGACCCACTCTCGCTCTGAGGTCAGGCATCTGTGGCTAGTGGCTCTAGCAACCAAGGCATACAAGAATGCCCTGAAAAACAATTCATTTGCTGCCACGGACGAAGATGGCAACGCATTCGAAATACCGCGGGACATAGAGTCTTATCCGGACTTCCGCCTAGACAGGGGTCGTGAAGACGGTACACCCTTTGAGCTGTCTCTTTCGTACATCTTGCCACCACCGCTACCGTGGTTAGATCGCACCGGCGAGGTGGTGCTAAAGCGCTCGTGGTGTACACTACCCAAAACCGTGGACTCGGGCATCTCTTTGGTGTACCTTTCCTGTGGTTGCATCCAAGAGATCCTTTTCGAGAAGTCAACCGAGGAAACAGATCCCTACCTCTCGGTCATTTTCGGTGCGGTCGACCCTTCGAACTATCCTACCTGGGTTCCATATATACAAGTCACGCAGGACAAAGCGTCGTATGAGAGGATTGAAGTATGGGAGGAAGATCCGATAGATTTTCCGCATGAGTCGGTGCTCCTCAGTCCCGATTTGAATCCAGATTCGGATATGGACGTGTTTGTTTTCGCATTTTATCGACACAGCGTTATATCGGAAGACTCGGCCTCTATTCACCGGTATCATTTGATGGGCATAGAGTTTCATGGTCTAGACCCTGATTATGAGGGATGAGGGGTCGGTGATGCTTTGTCGGCTTTTTAGCATAGAAGCAGCTGATTGGGAGCTATCTCAATTCAAACTCGTTCTTTGAGCTCTGGCCATCATTGTAGGGGAGAGGATATCGTTCTTGATAGGTAGGAATAAAAGCCATCACAAAATGCAGCTCCATGAAAGAACCGACCGAGTTGAGGTAGCCTATCGCTTTCATATGCGATGTATGTTTAAATTTATCTCGAGACTGACTGAACGCGAGCAGATATGTCACCCTGGTCCGTCCCACAAAGTGTCCAGTTTGTCGAGGGTGGTGAGCGGATGGTCCAGAGAGTGTCAGGAACATGATTCGGGGTGCGTCTTTCTGCACCCAGTGGGTCCGAGTTACCAACAGGGATCTGGGCTTGGATCAAACAGGAGCCAGGGTCATGGAAAGCGAACCCCAAGCATGCTTTATCTTCCTCCAGAGTACCTTGCTCACAAGTTAAATACGTGATCAAAGCGGGGAGGACTTGGGTAGTTGTGAGAGTTGAAAAATTAGAGGGGGAAATATGTCCTCTTTGATTCCTTTTCTTAGAATGGCGACCGCGAGAAAGCAAAGCAACTTGGAAAGGACGAAATGGAGGATGAAATGTCGTGAAGCTTTATGTAATCACATCAGTAAGGACTACATGGCTCCGTGGCTACCTATAAAATGCTGACAGGTGCAGACTCCAACTTGGGCATTGCGCTTGACCCATCCCAAGTCAGACTACATCCCACCCAAGATGATCCATACCGATGGCTTGTCAGCCCGGGAAAGGAGTACTTGTTTGCGAAAAACCTAAGCGACCAGTCCGTCGGGGTTTATAAAGAATTGTGCGATGGCATCAATAAATATTTCGAGGCCACTCAAGCGCCTCTATCACCCCGAGTTGAACCCCTAGGAATGGAAAGCTTTGTAAGGGCATTTAAGCTAGCGATATTCGCGCGCTAACTCTACCAGAgatctattaataagagtacCGTCAGTTTTACTTCCCGTATCAACGAACTACAAGTCCAGAAAGACTATGCGTCTCAGGAGGTGCATTTACTCAGGAGTCAACTCGAAGCAGAGGTAACGCTTAGGCTCTCTCTAGAGGAGAAGCTCCGAGTAGAACAGGAGCGACAAGAGGGCTTAAAGCAAGAGCTGCAGAGATTAGCAAGTCGAGAGAACTACTACCGCAATGCGGCTCTTACCTACTCTCAAGGGATAGCGAAAGTCCTTCCGGCTTTGACAGAGTTGACAGAGAAGACATATTTCTTGGACACAGATTTCATTTAGGGTAGGGGCCCTAGAtattgaaaaaaaaaaaaaaaaacccctgTTGTGGAAAAAGTTATACCCAAGAGCTCTTTGCCGCACTGGCTTGCAGCTGATGTATACGGCATGCATGTCTCATGATGTTGTTCTACTTAGAACGCAGTGACATTAGCAGGTTCCGGCCACCCCTGCGTTCGTAGGCCCAGTGACCGGCGAATTTATAAGAACACCGCCTCGCACTCCCTGAAACCGCAAATCACACCATGGCAAATACTTTTGAACAACTATCGGGCGACATCTTGCAGACACTGAGTGGGATGAGGCTTCATAATACCTCTGCAACAATCAACGGTCTTATGACTGAAATAGCATTGCTAAAAGAAGAAATCGAGGAACAGAATGCTCGGCTTTCGGCGTCAACCGCTATCCTCAAAGAAACCACCAAACTCATTCGGGCTGCTACTGCTGTGACGGAAGCATATAAAGGTCAAAAGATGAATGCAGAGAGTGTCTGGGCTAGCTATTGGGGGGTCTTAAAGGAGTGCGATGAAGCCATCTTTGAAATGGACTCAGTTTCCTCTCGGGAACTCTAGATTGCGGTAAGTAATTTTTGCTGTAAGGCAAGAAAGAGAACTTACCCGACGCTGACACTAGATCCAGCTTGACCTCAAATTCATGGAGCAAGCCTAGAATATCATCCATCATGTTCGCCAACTCAACGCTCCTCCTAGTTTGCATAGCTTTCCAATTAAGAAACTCATCTACCTTGGCCTCTAGAGCTACTATTCTGGTGAGAATAGAAGGCTCCTCAAGTTGGTTTGGGTTGAGATGAGGTTCATCGGTGACAGCTTCTGTTCCCACATCGTCAAAGATGTTTCCACTGACTGGCTCTCGAAACTCAGAGCCAGCATTATAATTCACCGTGTAGTTCCCTCCCATCAAACCTTCTAATCCATGCGCGCTTGAATCGTGCAAGGGATTGTTGGCGATAAAGGCATCTGGAACATCAGAGCCCACCTGCTCATTCATGCCAGGGTTCATCTCCTCTGCTTGGGATGAGCCCATTTGTCCCATGAGGAGTTCAGCAGGACCCTGCTGGCTTCTGATGCCACCCGACTCGCCCCAATCAAGGCCGGTAGGATCAAAACCGCCTCCAGAAAGAGGGTCCGTGACGGTCGGGGTGAGGGACGCGGCGGTTGGCCCAGGGTCTGCGACCAGTGGGGGGCTAGAAGAATCCAAGAGGAAAGTATCATAACCATTGATAAACGGCTCCCTGTTGCTGTGGTCCATGATTGACAACAAAACGAAGGATGGGCGTGGTATGGAAAGCAAATCGCCCAAGTCCGAGTCCGCCTCTTCAGTCTTTTGACCATCCGAGGGACCCGGCGGCCCTCGTTGGAGCAAGAGGCTTACGAAGCTTTCACGAACAAAAGTTCTGCTTTCTTCGTTCCCGTTCCTCTGTTGGTCTCCATTCTGTTGGTTGTCCCCAGGCAAATCCTTGGCTGGGTTGATAGAGGACTAACAAGGTAACTTGGGAAGTTGAGGTTGCTGTTTCCCATACCCCTGACTTTGTGTTAGAATTTGTCTCGTGACGGGATCAAAAGTCACCAAGTGGGTGATTGCCAGTGAAGACATCTCCTAATTGGTCGGACCAACGAGATGGAACGCCCTCCTATTGATCTATGCATGGGCACTGCAAGGGGCTATGACCTGCACAGTACGAACATGTTACAGTAACCGAAGTCATTTCCTGCCACCCTGGTTCATAGGACCGTTTCCTGCCACCCTGGTAACTTACAGAACCGTTTCTTGAGCCGTTTCCTGCCACCCTAGTAACTTACAGCAAACAACACAGACACCACGATCCCATGCGCTGCTGATACCTGACTCTCCATATAACGTAGGCCCGATGCTTTACTCTCCGGCTAGAAGGTCATTCGCACTCAAGCATTCAACTCCAATTATTTCTCCATATTCTTGGGTATTTCTCTATCAATCACAATGGTACGGCTTCTTGGACACTGAAAGGAAGGAAGTAAATCGTATCTGACTTTTGTGACAGAGTTACCAGAATCAGCTTCCCATCGTGCCCGAGAACTCGGTGGTGACGAcctggcagcagcagagacaTTCACTTCAGCAGCCAGGACAGCAGGCTTGTTTCGTGACTCGGCTTGCTGGGGAACTGCTGCTTTCTCGCACTGACAATATGAACTTGCGTCACCTGAACAAGCAGTTACAGCATGACGCCGGGTGCTGGCGCCAAGAGTATGAGCAAGTTGTTGTTCAGTACTGGCAGGTTTCGGAACATAATGCTACCCTCCTGGGGCAGGTTTCGAGGCTCAAGGAGCAGTTACGGGCGGCCAGATGTAGAAAGGATGGGCCTAAGACCCGCCGTGAGAGCGCTGGTGGGCCGATTCCGACGGGAAGTCAACACTCTGACATGCTGAATGATTCGGATGGAGGTAGCCGGGTTGGTGAGGAAAACGTTAAGCAAGAGACCCATGCGAACCTTAAGTAGGGAAGTGGTTTAGCAGATGTTGGTAGAGCAGCGTAACAAGGAATGAGTTTACCCAGAGTTCCGGCCTTCCCGCCCGTTCATTTGTAAATGACTTGACTCTCAGGCGAGTCAAAGAGGTCACTGGTCTCCCCATATAATGTTGGTGCTGTACGAAcggttttcttttcttttctttttggccAACTGTGACTCCATAGCTCATGAATCGATTTCCAGCACTTTCTTCGATCTGAGCACTCTTCACGATCGTCGTCATGGGGTACAAGGACACCCTGTACTGTACGTCATGGCCAAGGATTCCTGGTGTTGCTGACGCGTCCAGGCCCGAATACGAGAAAATGATACATCACAGCGGCACGTTTCGGGGTTAAGCTCTCAGCTCTTGATGACTCCAAAGGCGTACCATGTGCTTTCGTCCGAGGTGCGCTTTTCGGCACCCTTCCTCTCACTCCTCGGATAATGTCCGGCAGAGCACCTCTGAAGACTCTATGAAAACAAGCACCTGAGCGAACTTGTCCGCTCCCACTTCATTGTCATGAACTCTCTCATGATGTCTCATCCGAAGGTCACCAAGCGCAAAAGGCGCACAGCTACTCTCAAGAATAAAATGAAAGAGTACTCACAGCTCTTTGACGTAAATATAGTTGTCGTCATTGAAGAGAGGTCCACGATGCAACGACAGACCTTGACTTTCTCCCGCGACCCAGATTGTGCCACAGTAGGTTGAGTGAGCTTCAAGAGCTTCATGGCCTCGGCTAATTCATGCATTTTAGACCTCACTTGATTCCTATCCCACTGCACAGGCAGCGAAGAACTGCGTGTCCACTTTGAGGGAGCGGTTCGAGCGACTTAACCTGGAGTGCCCTATttagagagaaagagaaagaaaaaaaacagaAAGAGAGGAGGGGGGCGCATTGGTTATAAGCTCCGCTAGTTGATGTTCTGATGGAAGATACCGGCTTTGTTTCATAGACATCAACAGTCACgcagaaaagaagaataCCAGCGAGCTTGAATCCAAGTCATAGAGGCAACAACCCTTGAATAGAAGctgcttctcttctctgtcAAATTTCTATAATCTTCTACTaagacaagcaagcaaaacACCGCTTTCTACGCTTCGATGGCCGGCTACAGCCTGCACTGCGAGGTCTCTTTCGGTGTGTCCTCGTCCCAAAGACCGCCGTTGCTCTCCCGCACGAGACAAGCCTGGAAACACTATACGGGGAGCCGCTGAGCGGAAAGGCATATCTGCTACCTTCTTCTTTCAACTCAATGAGAAGGGATTTGCCAGTTGTGAGACTGACTGTCTGGAGGATGTTGCCGTGAAGGTCCGTATCTATCACAGACCGTGTAGGCTTTCCGTTGACGTACAAAGTCGCCTTCCGAAGCCGTTCCAAGATTTTCGGCAATGCTCGGTCCCGGCCCTTCCGGATACAACAGATTTGACCACTTATCTGAAAGCTGGATCCCGACAGTGTGGGCAGGGAGTCCAGCTCAAAGTAGAACAGAGTTGCAAACAGATGATGCGCAATCTCTGGTACGCCCTCAAGACTCACGGAATCATGGCGTACCAAGGATGTCAACATGGACATCGATGCAGTGTCGTCGAGGGAAGGCGGTTGAGCGAGGGGGATATCAAGTCTATATCGGCCACTCTTTCCCCCTCGTTTCTTAGAGATGCTTGTAGCATCATTCCAGGTCTTTTTCCCTTGCATAAGCGCCATATATCCACGCTTCAGACGAACAGGCCAGCTGTCTCTGACGAATCTTGGCTTTTGATCCTGAAGTGGCGTGTCCGGCAAAGTGCCAGTGCCTATGTTAAGTACGAGGTCAGGCTTCTCGTCACCATATATGGCGGCGAACTCGGCGAGTGCTACGATTATCGGATTATTCGCTAGAGTCCCAGCGTCTTGAAACGTCCCAAGCCCGGGGAGGTATTTAGGTGGGAAATATCTAGCGTAGCAGTTAGCCCGGATCTATTTTCGAGTTACAAGAACTTACAAAGGAGCAGCTGAACTAGTTCGTCCACTCCAGAGGCATTAGCGCTTATTCCACCAGTCTTTTTTCATGATCTGGATGACTCACGCTTCCCAGATCTTCACATGCTCTGCTTCCCTCAAAACCGAGTAGCCAGTTCTCTCTTGCCCAACGCCATTGTAATTGGTGAAGAGGCTGAGGCAGGGTTGTCTTATCGTTGCAGCTGGTACCCCAACTTTTGCCCCTATCATTTTGGCATGAGAGGATTCAGTCAGTGTCCCCTCGCCAAATGCTTTTCTTAGTGCCCCTTCAATGCCGTGCTCGGAGTAGATGGAGTCCAACAAAATCGATCGAGCCCAGCTCAAACCAGGTAGGGACAAGATTGAAGGGGGGCTGAAGGCGACCTTCGCGAGCTGTTCAAATTCAGCGGTGCACTGTTCCACCGGCCAACCGTTGATGAATAGCGCAAGAACAATCAACGCCCCTACCGATGATTTAGAGAATTTATCGAGCAAGCTGCAAGAAGAGAGACATACCAGCACTGACTCCATACGCCAGTGTGAAAAGTTCTTGAACCGGTATTGGGAGGTCAAGCCGGTCCTGGATCTGAGCTAAGATTGCTGGGGGTATAATACCACGGACACCACCTCCGTCGATGCAAAGAATTGAGTGACCAGCTGTGGGGGGGCGAACCCTCACTACCAAATTGGCGACCCTCCCATCAAACAAGCAATGTTTAAGAGAGAAAAGCCATGGGTCGGCTGCGTCATGTTCGCCGAAGGCTTGCAGACAATCTTCGCAGATCCAATGCCCACATGGCATCTTGTGTTGTGGGGCCTGTGTCAAACAAGAAAAGCAACTTTTATTGCTCTTGATGCTGGGCCAGTAGTCTGAATAAGCGGCCAGGACAGACCAGTGTATCGACACTGCGGCTTCGCCTTTCCCGAGGCGATTAAATAATGCGATAAATTCGTCACGAATGGCATTCACCAGAGCGCTCGGCAGCAGGTAACCATCCTCACGATCTATCTTAACTGTCTGCTTACAAGCACACGTACAGGCGCCCTGATAGAGGCGCTCGAAAACTTCCACAGGTTTAAACACTAAAACAATTAGAGCAATATTCCAGCAGGTCCAAGCAGAGACTCACGATGCATGTCAGGCACGTAATGGTCCAACAATAGACTCGAAGCAATAACGGGAGACGCAAATGAGAGGAGATCCCTGGCTAAGGGTATTTGATTCATGTAGTTGACGAGATGATCTGTCAATTCGATCGAAACCGGAAGATCTTGGCGAGCAGAGCGAACAGGATCGAAAGGCTGGTTCGTCAGGGCCGCTGCTGACTCAAAGGCTCTTTCGAAGAGGGCATTGAAATGCTCTACAGAAAAGCACAGGCCTGCGTCTTGACGTCGTTGGCGAACAGTTGAAGTGCAGCGATGCAGGTGCGTGCGAAAGTCATTAGGTGAGTCCGTTTCCGGTATTTGAAGGAAAGTGGTCTCGAAGAAGTAAGAACTCAGCGGTAGTGAAGTGATTGTCTCGACTGTTGTGGCAAGAAGCCGTTCTGCGATAGAGGCAGCATTTGACCCTTGACTGTATTTATCTGCAAGGACAATCACTAGGGAGGGCTTCCAACCCGCATGCTCCTGGAGTGACCAAGTGGCGATCCAGCGCCCAATCCTGGCCAGGTCCGACAGACCGTACGAGTGGAAGCAAAAGATATCGGCAAAGAAGTATAACAACCGGGAGTATACAAGCGTTTCTAGTTCCAGGCAGGACATTGTGCCCTCCATTAGTGTTTCTGCCATTGATGAGCAACATCGAGATCTCTTCTTGGGCCTAGAGACGGGTAGGGCCGTATTGGCGAGCAGCAAGGACTCGTGATCTGGTGTCCCCGGCTCCAGATCTAAACAGAGGGTATCGAGTTGCCGCTTGGATTCCCTTGCTGAAAAAACCGGTTGCCGCTTACCGATGAGGACATTGACGCTTGGACACAGAGCCTGCTGGTCCAAGGCCGAAGTCACTCGTTGTAGCCTCCCAGAATGCTTAATCGACGGAGTATCCCCGCCCGAAACCCATAGCCAGTGGCTACAGGAGTTGCTCATCTTGTTGACATAGTCGAGCCTTCTGTAAAGCATGCCAAACAGCCACCCTTAATACTCTCGTGATGGTCGGGGGTAGGCTTTTCTCCAGCAGAGGTCTTGTTTCGTACACCGTTGTCCTGCGGGTCCGCGTGACAGGCTTGGGGGACGAAATCAGCACCCCGTCCTCTATTGCGTTCCCTGCACTGTCCATATAAAGAGGGTTTAGGTCCAGAGAAACAGTCGAGCAGTTCAGTGTTGCAAAAATGAAAATGAGTCATCGACACTTGCACATTTGCGACAattgtcgtcgtcctcgctcCAAGGAATTTCATCGCCGGTACCCTGCGGGTCAAGGGTACCCTCACACACACTCCATTTGCCGCCGATGCCTGCGGGCGCAGCAGGACCAGAGAGATAAGCCATGGAAGCCCCCTGCAGGCCGGATAAGGCAAAACCGGGCTCCTATGCAACGAATAGTACGTGCTATAAACACTACATTCATTGCTGGGATGAATCTTCTTCGCGCCTTGGCAAGCGGCGAGGGCCTCAACATCCACattcatcaccaccactggCACCACAGCGATCAGCCGGATGATGACCTCGCCAACATCCCTGATCAGCTGAAATCGAGAACGATGGAGACAAAGGGGGAGATTGCTACCGACAAACCAATCGCGGAGCTGCCAGATGGCCCAGCACCAGCTCCATGCGAGCTGCCGACGGACTGCCCATCAAATGAAAATCCTCCATCGATACAGCCAAAACCGGTATTTCGTCTAGTGGTGACAGAGTATGTTGATTAAATAGCTGAGGTATATAGCTTTCAATACAACAGTTGCGCTAGTTGATGATTCAAGCCGCTGCCAAGAACAATCTACTTAAAGAGCCGGTCTCCATAAGCATGCAAGAGGGTTATTTGTAGCTTCTTTAGATAGTCGTGTCAGGAAGACAAAAGAAATATTACACCTTGATCTGTTCGGATCGTTCGAGGAACGCGACTATCTCCTGGCTGCAGCCCATGGCAGTCGTTTGAGAGTCGTCCCGGAGATGAAAGCTCACCTGACAAGGTGGTTGATTCTGTTATTTATGGTACTGTAAGGCACTTGGTATTGATGTTGTCGTGGATTGGTAGCTTTGACTTTTGCTACAATACAATACAATACAATACAATTTATTACGCCCGGCGGCTTGTTTTGGCCGAAAGGGCACTCATCACTAATGCATACGTACATTGCCTAATTTTCGTCCTTGTCTCCCCCAGCCCATGCTGTGCCACACACTGCCCAAATTGTGACCGCAGTTCCTTAAGCCCATACTATACCATATCTTGCATCGTCCGGATTGTAACCCGTCTCCCGAAGCCCATACTGCGTCAGTTCCTTGATTGTGCTTTCCTTTCTGCTCCGTTACGCTCTGCGTTTTCCCGTGGTTTAGTAGCGTTGCCAGCGAACTAGCTTGAAGGCTATTCTTCAAGTGTTCAGTGTCCTATCTACGGCGGCTGAAGCGATGTCCGCTTTCATGACACGGGGTGTTTGATGTAGGGTGTGAGTGGGTTAGTAAGAATAAGTAGGTGAAAATTTGCAATCTGGCATCAATATTGTGTGTCGAGTCGACCTGTGGCTATTGCAAATCGTATAGTTGCGTGGACTGCTTGCATATTTGGCGCCCATTTCGCGTTATCTGTCGGTGACTTCCCTCCCAGGTAGAACGAGAGATTTCCTCTTTGTGTCTCGGTGCACTGCAGCATTTCGGTTCGGTGCGCTGTCCATGTTTTGCATCGGAAGAGAAAGTGCTCGACAGTCTCTGTCGCTTGTCCACATGCGCATAGCTGCGACGCTGCTACTTTGATCCGGAAGAGATATCCATTCAATCTGGTCATACCGGTCCTGAGCTGCGCTAGCACGCTGGCTTCTCTCCGTGATAGGCTATCGTATAGTAGTCGAGTGTGCTTGCCTGGGAGTGCAGCATCGACCTTCTTCGAAAACTTCCCGACATTGTCTGGTAGGTGTCTGCTAGTACGCTGACTCAATCGAGCCATGTTAAGGGTCGTTGATCGCATTCTGGGAAACTTCAGGGCTGGGATAGCACCGTCTCGGGTTGCGCCCCGCGCCTCTTCTTTGGCAATCTTCAGGAGCTTGTGTTCAGCACTGGTGGGCATCCATATGACAGCCACCACATTGCCCTTGACCTTCAACGTATCGATGGAGTCATATATGCACCTAACATACTCTTGACCGGATTGCTGGCGAGGATTTCGGATCGTGAGCACGGCGGCTCTGTTGCTCGCTAATACTGCCACACTTCGGTATTTGAGGTCGGGTAAGTGTCTCAATGCGTATGCCGTCGCCGCCAGTTCTCCGGAAAACGGGTTCTGTTCCGTTCTCATACCAAGTGTGAAGGAGAAACGCTCAAGCTTCGGTCCTCCTCGCACCGATGCAGGGATCTCGATGACCCCGCCGACTCCAACTATCCCGTTCCGTGCTGAGCTGCTCACTGCGACGCGTACTGCCCAGCCTAGATCTGCTTGTGTCGTCTCCGAATTGTCCCCGTCAACCACTATGGTTTGCACACGTTCTGCCCAGGGTGCTAGTGTGAACGGATTGATCGTTTCCAGTTCCTCCACCGGAATCTCAT contains these protein-coding regions:
- a CDS encoding PNPLA domain-containing protein, with protein sequence MSCLELETLVYSRLLYFFADIFCFHSYGLSDLARIGRWIATWSLQEHAGWKPSLVIVLADKYSQGSNAASIAERLLATTVETITSLPLSSYFFETTFLQIPETDSPNDFRTHLHRCTSTVRQRRQDAGLCFSVEHFNALFERAFESAAALTNQPFDPVRSARQDLPVSIELTDHLVNYMNQIPLARDLLSFASPVIASSLLLDHYVPDMHRESLLGPAGILL